In one window of Cytophagaceae bacterium ABcell3 DNA:
- a CDS encoding cell division protein ZapA, whose amino-acid sequence MEELSIKIKIGDREYPMRVAPAEEERIRLAGKVINENLKKYKDQFGINDKQDLLAMVAFQFLVEKMKKEAEETGTTGFIFSKIDQLDKLISDNLGSD is encoded by the coding sequence ATGGAGGAACTATCTATAAAGATAAAGATCGGAGACAGAGAATACCCTATGAGGGTAGCTCCAGCTGAAGAAGAAAGAATCAGGCTGGCAGGGAAGGTAATAAATGAAAATTTGAAAAAATATAAAGACCAATTTGGCATAAATGATAAGCAAGATCTTTTAGCCATGGTTGCATTTCAGTTTTTAGTGGAGAAAATGAAAAAAGAAGCTGAAGAAACTGGAACAACTGGTTTTATTTTCTCTAAAATTGACCAACTCGACAAGCTGATATCTGACAATCTCGGCTCCGATTAA
- the pheT gene encoding phenylalanine--tRNA ligase subunit beta has protein sequence MKISFNWLKEFIDIQESPETVAELLTHSGLEVEKIEKFESLKGGLEGVVIGEVLTCEQHPNADRLKKTTVDVGLDAPINVVCGAPNVAAGQKVAVATIGATLYTAEGEAFPIKKSKIRGEVSEGMICAEDELGLGQSHDGIMVLKTDLKPGTPAADYFDVYKDVIFEIGLTPNRADAASHFGVSRDLKALLKRSLKKAHEEITLPEKKSDQGQTHIAIEEQSGCVRYAGISITGITVKDSPEWLKNKLRAIGLAPINNVVDVTNYILHGLGQPLHAFDLEEVKGKKVLIKTVAEGTPFVTLDGVERKLKATDLMICNEEAPMCIAGVFGGADSGVTSETTSVFIESACFSPDYVRKTSMVHGLKTDASFRFERGTDPRMVVDALKKAASLILEVAGGQIASDLTDLYPSPVADADVKTSYSRICDLIGVDIPASEIKEILANLDIDIQKEEDGKLSLKVPPYRVDVKREADIIEEVIRIYGFDKVEAVDRLSAAYIADFPEKDKEKLYAGLSTILTGNGFNEIVTNSLTKPAYAEWLKEAETSVSILNKLSEDLGVMRQRLLFSGLEVIAWNINRRQKDLKLFELGKIYQKDGESYKEHNRLALFLTGNKTHESWTAPKGSIDYYGLKQIVDMLLSKAGLENLSSGTPQQGIFSEGVSFYLKDKEVVSLGKVSNDLLKKMDISQPVYYADIDFDGLLNYSGKDLVYQEISRFPEVRRDLSLVLDTTVTFEQIETLAKKIERKLLTNVNVFDVYEGENLGEGKKSYSVSFILQDLEKTLTDKVIDKTMNRLMTAFEKELGAVIRK, from the coding sequence ATGAAAATCTCGTTTAACTGGTTAAAAGAATTTATAGATATACAAGAATCTCCTGAAACTGTAGCAGAATTACTTACTCATTCAGGTCTGGAAGTTGAAAAGATAGAAAAGTTTGAGTCCCTGAAAGGGGGGCTTGAAGGGGTGGTTATTGGAGAGGTGCTTACGTGTGAACAGCACCCTAATGCAGACCGCTTGAAGAAAACTACGGTAGATGTTGGTTTGGATGCGCCTATCAATGTTGTTTGTGGGGCACCCAACGTGGCTGCAGGACAAAAAGTGGCTGTGGCGACTATAGGGGCTACATTATATACAGCAGAAGGGGAGGCTTTCCCTATTAAGAAGTCAAAAATAAGGGGAGAAGTGTCAGAAGGTATGATATGCGCAGAAGATGAATTGGGTTTGGGGCAGTCACATGACGGTATCATGGTGTTGAAGACTGATTTAAAACCAGGCACTCCGGCAGCAGATTATTTTGATGTTTATAAGGATGTGATTTTTGAAATTGGCCTTACTCCCAACAGGGCTGATGCAGCCTCTCACTTTGGCGTTTCCCGCGATTTAAAAGCATTGCTAAAAAGGTCGCTTAAAAAAGCCCACGAAGAAATTACCTTGCCTGAAAAGAAATCAGATCAGGGGCAGACGCATATTGCTATTGAAGAACAATCTGGTTGCGTCCGTTATGCTGGTATTTCTATTACAGGAATTACTGTCAAAGACTCTCCAGAATGGCTAAAGAATAAGCTCAGAGCCATTGGGCTTGCACCTATCAACAATGTGGTAGATGTTACAAATTACATCCTCCATGGACTGGGGCAGCCTTTGCATGCATTTGACTTGGAGGAAGTTAAAGGCAAAAAGGTACTTATTAAAACTGTTGCAGAAGGCACTCCTTTTGTCACTTTAGATGGCGTTGAAAGAAAGCTAAAGGCGACAGACCTTATGATCTGCAATGAAGAAGCGCCTATGTGCATTGCCGGTGTATTTGGTGGTGCTGATTCTGGAGTGACTTCGGAGACTACATCGGTATTTATTGAAAGTGCTTGCTTCTCTCCTGATTATGTCCGTAAAACCAGTATGGTGCACGGGCTGAAGACAGATGCTTCTTTCCGGTTTGAGCGTGGTACAGATCCTCGTATGGTAGTCGACGCTTTGAAAAAAGCGGCTTCTTTAATACTGGAGGTTGCCGGTGGGCAGATCGCTTCTGATCTGACAGACTTGTATCCAAGCCCGGTGGCTGATGCTGATGTAAAAACTAGCTATAGCAGAATATGTGACCTGATTGGGGTGGATATCCCTGCCAGTGAAATCAAAGAGATACTGGCTAATCTTGATATAGACATTCAAAAGGAAGAAGACGGTAAGCTATCCTTAAAAGTACCCCCTTATAGGGTAGATGTAAAACGTGAAGCTGATATTATAGAAGAGGTTATCCGTATATATGGATTTGATAAAGTTGAGGCTGTAGACAGGCTTAGCGCAGCTTATATTGCAGATTTTCCAGAAAAAGATAAAGAAAAGCTTTATGCTGGGCTTTCTACGATTTTGACAGGAAATGGCTTTAATGAGATAGTTACAAACTCTCTTACCAAACCAGCTTATGCCGAATGGTTAAAAGAGGCAGAGACTTCTGTGAGTATTTTGAATAAATTGAGCGAAGACCTTGGAGTGATGAGACAGCGTTTGCTGTTTTCCGGTCTTGAAGTTATTGCTTGGAACATTAACCGTAGACAAAAAGACCTTAAATTATTTGAACTGGGTAAAATATACCAGAAAGACGGAGAAAGTTATAAGGAACATAACCGACTGGCCCTATTTTTAACAGGTAATAAAACCCATGAAAGTTGGACTGCCCCAAAAGGTTCTATTGATTATTATGGCTTAAAGCAAATTGTCGATATGTTACTTTCTAAAGCAGGCTTGGAAAATCTTTCTTCGGGAACGCCCCAACAAGGAATCTTCAGTGAAGGAGTTTCGTTTTATTTGAAAGATAAGGAAGTGGTAAGCTTAGGCAAAGTGAGCAATGATCTGCTTAAAAAAATGGACATAAGTCAGCCTGTTTATTATGCAGACATTGATTTTGATGGGCTTTTAAATTATTCAGGAAAAGATTTGGTATATCAGGAGATAAGCAGGTTTCCTGAAGTGCGTAGAGATTTATCGTTGGTGCTTGATACAACGGTTACTTTTGAGCAAATTGAAACATTGGCAAAAAAAATAGAGCGAAAACTATTGACTAATGTGAATGTTTTTGACGTTTATGAAGGTGAAAACTTGGGAGAGGGCAAAAAGTCTTATTCTGTAAGTTTCATTCTTCAAGACCTTGAGAAAACGTTAACCGATAAAGTAATTGACAAAACTATGAACCGCCTAATGACAGCTTTTGAGAAAGAACTGGGAGCGGTGATTCGGAAATAA
- a CDS encoding DUF1684 domain-containing protein yields MKAPFNINSKSILTGLIGLVVIMIFVSLFSTEQTEDPEAYIESVQAFRKEKDKYFGRDKDSPIENQAEFEGLNYYDPDPSYKTTASLELLTGDEQVISIKRSDGKKEDFIKYAYASFELNEQPARVLLLKRTGNEVDTTMLFLPFTDKTSGEDTYGGGRYLDLKYDNEEEIEIDFNLAYNPYCVYNIRYSCPLPPEGNFIDQEIRAGEKNYKAYE; encoded by the coding sequence ATGAAGGCACCCTTTAATATTAATTCTAAATCCATTCTTACTGGTCTGATTGGCCTCGTTGTCATCATGATCTTTGTGTCTCTTTTTTCCACTGAGCAAACAGAAGATCCTGAGGCTTATATAGAATCAGTACAGGCTTTTAGGAAGGAAAAGGATAAATACTTTGGCAGAGATAAAGACTCCCCAATTGAGAATCAAGCTGAGTTTGAAGGTTTAAACTACTATGATCCAGACCCTTCTTATAAAACTACAGCTTCTTTAGAGCTTCTGACCGGGGATGAACAGGTAATTTCTATTAAAAGAAGTGATGGCAAAAAAGAAGATTTTATTAAATATGCCTATGCCTCTTTTGAGTTGAATGAGCAACCTGCTCGTGTCCTGCTTTTGAAAAGGACAGGCAATGAAGTGGACACGACCATGCTTTTTTTGCCTTTTACAGATAAGACCAGTGGGGAAGATACTTATGGTGGGGGCAGGTATCTGGATCTAAAATATGATAATGAGGAAGAAATTGAGATAGATTTTAACCTTGCTTACAATCCTTATTGTGTTTATAACATCAGATATAGTTGTCCATTGCCTCCAGAAGGTAATTTTATTGACCAAGAAATACGTGCAGGAGAAAAAAATTACAAGGCTTATGAATAA
- the radC gene encoding DNA repair protein RadC translates to MTSSYTTTSLKIPSWAEEDRPREKLLLKGRNALSDAELIAILIGSGTVSMSAVDVSKLILKEAGNDLNELAKYSVKDLQKFKGIGEAKAIAIVSALELGRRRKEQVSMQKSVITCSKDVYNVMKPHMLDLPHEEFWIVLLNRANHVMKKVPISSGGITGTVADPKIIFKAALENLACSVILVHNHPSGNLKPSDADLRLTTKLKQAGAFLEIPVLDHIIFTDHSYYSFADEGTL, encoded by the coding sequence ATGACCAGTTCTTATACGACCACCTCTTTAAAGATTCCAAGTTGGGCAGAGGAGGATCGCCCTAGGGAAAAACTTTTGTTGAAAGGCAGAAACGCACTTTCCGACGCAGAACTTATTGCTATTCTTATTGGCTCTGGTACAGTTTCAATGAGTGCTGTAGATGTTTCTAAGCTTATATTGAAGGAAGCCGGAAATGACCTAAATGAGTTGGCAAAGTATTCTGTAAAAGACCTTCAAAAATTTAAAGGGATAGGAGAGGCCAAAGCTATTGCCATTGTGAGTGCGCTTGAATTAGGCAGAAGAAGAAAAGAGCAGGTTTCTATGCAAAAGTCCGTGATCACTTGTTCTAAGGACGTTTATAATGTTATGAAACCTCATATGCTTGATTTGCCTCATGAAGAATTCTGGATTGTGTTGCTCAATCGGGCAAACCATGTGATGAAGAAAGTGCCTATTAGCAGTGGCGGCATAACAGGCACCGTGGCCGATCCTAAAATTATTTTTAAAGCAGCCCTTGAAAATCTGGCATGTTCTGTGATATTAGTACATAATCATCCATCAGGAAACCTCAAGCCTAGCGATGCAGATTTGAGACTTACTACAAAATTGAAGCAAGCCGGAGCTTTTCTTGAAATTCCTGTGTTGGATCATATTATATTTACAGATCATTCTTATTACAGTTTTGCAGATGAAGGCACCCTTTAA
- the rpsT gene encoding 30S ribosomal protein S20, which translates to MANHKSALKRIRSTKSKTLRNKYQAKTTRTFIKKLQNTTDKAEAQELFKKVTGMIDKLAKNRVIHKNNASNKKSKLAKHIAGL; encoded by the coding sequence ATGGCCAATCATAAGTCAGCATTAAAAAGAATCAGGTCTACAAAGAGTAAGACATTAAGAAACAAGTATCAGGCGAAGACCACGCGTACTTTTATTAAGAAGCTTCAGAATACTACTGATAAAGCGGAAGCTCAGGAGTTATTCAAGAAAGTTACTGGAATGATTGATAAACTTGCAAAGAATAGGGTTATTCATAAGAATAATGCTTCTAATAAGAAGTCTAAGCTTGCCAAGCATATAGCAGGTTTATAA
- a CDS encoding zinc dependent phospholipase C family protein, with translation MFITRFLAILLLFASGHHCLGWGFFAHKKINRYAVYLLPYEMVGLYKSHITYLEEAAVIPDKRRYAVKEEAPRHYIDLDEYDDFATGLPQDWESAVEKFSEDTLLAHGIVPWHIQTMKHRLTNAFKNKDHEKIIRYSAEIGHYIADAHVPLHTTKNYNGQLTNQVGIHGFWESRLPELFFDEYDLFLGKATYIENTQKAAWEAVYTSHAAVDSVLTLEKMLNDRFPSDKKYSFEERGNSTIKVYSQEYATEYRRMLNNMVEKRLRASIKLVASFWYTCWVDAGQPDLGNTKIPNLEAPSDTTFQPHTQCTH, from the coding sequence ATGTTTATTACAAGATTTTTAGCTATTCTGTTATTGTTTGCCTCTGGACACCACTGTTTGGGGTGGGGATTTTTTGCACACAAAAAAATCAACCGATATGCGGTTTACCTACTCCCCTATGAAATGGTGGGCTTATACAAAAGCCACATTACTTATTTAGAAGAAGCAGCGGTAATCCCTGACAAAAGAAGGTATGCTGTAAAAGAAGAAGCCCCAAGACACTATATCGACCTTGATGAGTACGATGATTTTGCCACAGGTTTGCCTCAAGACTGGGAAAGTGCTGTAGAGAAATTTTCTGAGGACACGCTACTTGCTCATGGCATAGTACCTTGGCATATCCAAACCATGAAACACAGGCTAACAAATGCTTTTAAAAATAAAGATCACGAAAAAATCATCCGGTATTCCGCAGAAATAGGTCATTACATTGCTGACGCGCATGTCCCTTTACATACCACGAAAAACTACAATGGTCAACTGACAAATCAGGTGGGCATACATGGCTTTTGGGAATCCAGGCTTCCAGAGCTATTTTTTGATGAGTATGACCTATTTTTAGGAAAAGCAACATATATAGAAAACACGCAAAAAGCTGCTTGGGAAGCCGTGTATACATCACATGCAGCCGTAGACTCTGTTTTAACACTTGAAAAAATGCTCAACGACCGTTTCCCTTCGGACAAGAAATATAGCTTTGAAGAAAGGGGGAACTCAACTATAAAAGTATATTCCCAGGAATATGCCACAGAATACCGCCGCATGCTCAACAATATGGTAGAAAAACGCCTGAGGGCATCTATAAAATTGGTCGCAAGCTTTTGGTACACTTGCTGGGTTGATGCAGGGCAGCCAGACCTTGGAAATACTAAGATCCCGAACTTAGAAGCACCTTCAGACACCACATTTCAACCTCACACGCAATGTACCCACTAA
- a CDS encoding tetratricopeptide repeat protein — MRHGILSTIVLLILSVCSSKAQSNEIAGKIYNMQGPRAGAWDLLADKERFYLDESKHKDLVNLTSKKDLPAFVNGWKSLTSTLFIKTDISFEDASLKAIQAAFDPKKASAEITDVKEGDLYIARIRDEDVYVIMKIDEVLDDGKTITHKNGHNNDYISFTYKRFVAPSANDEFLSHEQLYEKAMNAYKKSNYTMAIAYLDQAIKKDDSHFDYFYYRGISNLELEKFNAADKDFTQTIAMDSSHMNSFLKRGKARAGKGEHELAVEDFSTVINKDSSVVEAWSGRGNSKYKLEAYTGAIDDYTQAIKLEPKNFMHYYGRGLVKNDDAQLSEAIKDYDKVIALYPEYNNGWFQRGLTFNSLGKFDAAVEDFTRVILLDPEDKKSLYNRATARRELNQYQEAVYDYNKAITLDPELSEAYYELANTRVKMKDVQGAIFDFNRYVERNPKDPKVFVTRGQFFMELGRANYAIHDYDKAIELDNNNAEYFLYRGIAKKNAKDKEGACADWKKASSLGNSKAEEYTKKHCK; from the coding sequence ATGAGACACGGAATACTTTCAACTATAGTTTTATTAATCTTATCAGTTTGCTCTTCGAAAGCACAATCAAATGAAATAGCTGGCAAGATCTATAATATGCAAGGCCCAAGGGCTGGAGCATGGGATTTATTGGCTGACAAAGAAAGGTTCTATCTTGACGAGAGCAAACATAAGGACCTGGTCAATTTAACATCCAAGAAAGACCTTCCTGCCTTTGTCAATGGGTGGAAAAGCCTCACTAGTACGCTTTTTATAAAAACCGACATTTCTTTTGAAGATGCAAGCCTAAAAGCGATTCAAGCTGCCTTTGACCCGAAGAAAGCATCTGCTGAAATCACAGATGTAAAAGAAGGCGACCTTTATATTGCCCGCATCAGAGATGAAGATGTTTATGTGATAATGAAAATTGATGAAGTTTTAGATGACGGCAAAACCATTACACACAAAAATGGTCATAACAATGACTACATCAGCTTTACTTATAAAAGGTTTGTAGCCCCTTCCGCTAATGATGAGTTCTTGTCGCATGAACAGCTGTACGAAAAAGCGATGAATGCGTACAAGAAAAGCAATTACACTATGGCTATAGCTTATTTGGATCAAGCTATTAAAAAAGACGATTCGCATTTTGACTATTTTTACTATAGAGGCATTTCAAATCTGGAACTTGAAAAGTTCAATGCAGCTGACAAGGATTTTACCCAAACCATTGCTATGGACTCAAGCCATATGAATTCCTTTCTAAAAAGAGGCAAAGCAAGGGCTGGGAAAGGCGAACATGAATTGGCGGTTGAAGATTTTTCTACAGTGATCAACAAAGATAGTTCTGTTGTAGAAGCCTGGAGTGGCAGGGGAAATTCTAAATATAAGCTGGAAGCATATACTGGCGCTATTGATGATTACACCCAAGCCATTAAGCTTGAGCCGAAAAACTTTATGCACTACTATGGAAGAGGGCTTGTCAAAAACGACGACGCACAGCTTTCGGAAGCCATTAAAGATTATGACAAAGTGATAGCACTTTACCCTGAATACAATAATGGCTGGTTCCAAAGAGGGCTAACCTTTAATAGTCTTGGAAAATTTGACGCTGCAGTAGAAGATTTCACAAGAGTAATACTGTTAGACCCTGAAGACAAAAAATCTTTGTACAACAGGGCAACCGCCAGAAGAGAACTAAACCAGTATCAAGAAGCTGTTTACGACTATAACAAAGCCATCACCTTAGACCCAGAACTAAGTGAAGCATATTATGAACTTGCCAATACAAGAGTTAAAATGAAGGATGTTCAAGGTGCTATTTTCGACTTTAACAGGTATGTTGAAAGAAACCCTAAAGACCCAAAAGTCTTTGTAACAAGAGGGCAGTTCTTTATGGAGCTTGGAAGGGCCAATTATGCCATTCACGATTATGACAAGGCTATTGAGCTTGATAACAACAATGCGGAATATTTCCTATATAGAGGCATAGCCAAGAAAAACGCAAAAGACAAAGAAGGAGCATGTGCCGACTGGAAAAAAGCATCTTCTCTAGGTAACTCAAAAGCTGAAGAGTACACAAAGAAACACTGCAAATAA
- a CDS encoding replication-associated recombination protein A, whose protein sequence is MFDNQIPLAERLRPSTLDQYIGQKHLIGEGGIIRRVIESGSIPSMIFWGPPGVGKTSLANIIANTVKVPFFVLSAVSSGVKEVREVIGRAKGKTKTILFIDEIHRFSKSQQDALLGAVEKGVITLIGATTENPSFEVISALLSRCQVYTLKPLTEDDLKSLVQYALTSDVELKKRTVSIKSYSALFNISGGDARRLLNLLELVIEANVDPVEITDEAVMKVAQRKVALYDKQGEMHYDVISAFIKSIRGSDPNAAVYWLARMIEGGEDVKFIARRLIISASEDIGNANPTALVMATNCFQAVQVIGYPEAEIILSQCTTYLAASPKSNASYVAIKKAGQLVRQYGDLAVPMHLRNAPTKLMKDEGYGKGYKYSHDYENNFAPQEYLPDKLSGTKLYNPGNNARENELRQRLKKFWQNKYKY, encoded by the coding sequence ATGTTTGATAATCAAATTCCTTTGGCAGAACGTTTACGGCCTTCAACGCTAGATCAATATATTGGTCAAAAGCATTTGATTGGTGAAGGAGGTATTATTCGGAGGGTCATTGAGTCAGGGAGCATTCCTTCTATGATTTTTTGGGGTCCTCCTGGAGTGGGAAAGACTTCTTTGGCCAATATTATAGCCAATACTGTTAAAGTACCTTTTTTTGTGTTAAGTGCTGTAAGTTCCGGTGTCAAAGAAGTTAGGGAGGTAATAGGGCGTGCTAAAGGAAAAACAAAGACTATTTTATTTATAGATGAAATTCACCGGTTTAGCAAATCGCAACAAGATGCTTTGCTAGGGGCGGTCGAGAAAGGCGTGATCACCCTTATAGGTGCTACAACTGAAAATCCATCTTTCGAGGTTATTTCTGCGCTTTTGTCCCGCTGCCAAGTGTATACTTTAAAACCTCTGACAGAAGATGATTTAAAATCCCTTGTTCAATATGCCCTTACGTCAGACGTAGAACTGAAGAAGCGAACTGTTAGCATTAAAAGTTATTCTGCACTGTTCAATATATCAGGAGGGGACGCCCGTCGTCTGCTGAATTTATTGGAACTGGTTATTGAAGCCAACGTCGACCCTGTAGAAATTACGGATGAGGCCGTGATGAAGGTAGCCCAGCGGAAAGTTGCCCTTTATGATAAGCAAGGCGAAATGCACTATGACGTCATATCGGCCTTTATAAAGAGCATTAGGGGAAGCGACCCGAATGCGGCCGTTTACTGGTTGGCAAGGATGATTGAAGGGGGAGAAGATGTTAAATTCATCGCGAGGCGGCTTATTATATCAGCCTCTGAAGATATAGGTAATGCCAATCCCACTGCTTTGGTTATGGCCACCAATTGTTTCCAGGCAGTACAGGTGATCGGCTATCCTGAAGCAGAAATTATACTTTCTCAATGTACTACTTACTTAGCTGCTTCTCCTAAAAGTAATGCATCTTATGTGGCAATCAAGAAGGCTGGACAGCTAGTCAGGCAGTATGGCGACTTGGCTGTACCTATGCATCTTAGAAATGCCCCAACCAAATTGATGAAAGACGAAGGGTATGGTAAGGGGTATAAATATTCCCATGATTATGAAAATAATTTTGCACCTCAGGAGTACTTGCCGGATAAACTGAGCGGTACAAAACTTTATAACCCCGGTAATAATGCCAGGGAGAATGAACTGCGGCAAAGGTTAAAGAAGTTCTGGCAAAATAAGTACAAGTACTAA
- a CDS encoding DMT family transporter, which translates to MNDLFKAHALLIASTLIAGFNLTLSKFVMPEYIQPSAIIVIRVLTSAIFFGLLHHIFIKEPIAFKDIKKIFPCALFGIAINQLLFFEGLNLTAPINAALMMTTAPVLVLLISSYMLKERITLPKALGILLAATGAILLLLQSGTATGELFKGDLFVLINAASWAVFLVIAKPLLQQYHAITIIKWMFYLGFFMVLPFGVKDVGAINWGVIPTHALLSLGFIVLFATIGAYYLNVGVLRYVNPSVAGTYIYFQPVVASLIAVSFNQDTFTNEKILYSSLIVTGVYMVSHKRSQKAVKAK; encoded by the coding sequence ATGAATGACCTTTTCAAGGCACACGCCTTACTTATTGCCAGTACACTTATTGCCGGGTTTAACCTAACCCTTTCAAAATTTGTTATGCCCGAATACATTCAACCGTCAGCCATCATAGTTATACGGGTGCTAACTTCTGCTATTTTTTTTGGTCTATTACACCACATCTTTATTAAAGAACCCATTGCCTTCAAAGATATAAAAAAGATCTTCCCATGTGCATTATTTGGCATTGCTATAAACCAATTGCTCTTTTTTGAAGGGCTAAACCTGACCGCTCCTATCAATGCCGCATTGATGATGACTACCGCCCCTGTACTGGTACTCCTGATTTCTTCCTATATGCTTAAGGAAAGAATAACACTACCTAAAGCCTTAGGGATATTGCTAGCGGCCACAGGCGCCATACTTCTACTTTTGCAGTCAGGAACAGCTACTGGCGAGCTGTTTAAAGGTGATTTGTTTGTATTGATCAATGCTGCCAGCTGGGCGGTGTTCTTAGTTATTGCGAAACCCCTCTTGCAACAATACCATGCTATCACTATAATCAAATGGATGTTTTACCTGGGCTTTTTTATGGTGCTGCCATTTGGTGTAAAAGACGTAGGAGCTATAAACTGGGGTGTCATTCCAACACATGCCCTGCTATCTTTGGGGTTTATTGTATTGTTTGCCACTATTGGCGCATACTACCTTAATGTGGGGGTGCTTAGATATGTCAACCCGTCGGTAGCTGGGACATATATTTATTTCCAACCTGTAGTTGCTTCGTTAATAGCTGTCAGCTTTAACCAAGACACATTTACCAATGAGAAGATATTATATTCCAGCCTAATTGTAACAGGTGTCTATATGGTCAGCCATAAAAGATCTCAAAAAGCAGTAAAAGCAAAGTAA
- a CDS encoding bifunctional precorrin-2 dehydrogenase/sirohydrochlorin ferrochelatase, which translates to MSTENSNHSNTGNKLFPVFFKLENLHLLIVGGGYVGLEKVSAVLKNAPEASVTIVAPEIRGEIKELAHLHKGLVLIEEPYNPVFLEGKDLVIAGTSLKELNHQVWADAKERHILINVADTPDLCDFYLSSVVKKGDLKIAVSTNGKSPTFAKRMREMLEEILPEEIDDVLENLQSIRDKLKGDFDFKVKKLNEITSVMKDKK; encoded by the coding sequence ATGTCTACGGAAAACAGCAACCATAGCAATACGGGAAATAAACTGTTTCCTGTTTTCTTTAAGCTCGAAAACCTACATTTGTTGATTGTAGGAGGGGGATATGTAGGGCTTGAAAAAGTATCTGCTGTTTTGAAAAACGCCCCTGAAGCTTCTGTAACTATAGTGGCTCCTGAAATACGGGGTGAAATCAAGGAACTGGCCCATCTACATAAGGGCCTTGTTTTAATCGAGGAGCCTTATAACCCCGTTTTTTTAGAAGGAAAAGACTTGGTTATTGCTGGTACGTCTCTAAAAGAATTGAATCATCAGGTTTGGGCAGATGCCAAGGAAAGGCATATTTTGATAAATGTGGCAGACACTCCTGACCTTTGTGACTTCTATTTAAGTTCAGTGGTGAAAAAAGGTGACTTAAAAATCGCTGTTTCTACCAATGGAAAGTCTCCTACATTTGCTAAACGGATGCGTGAAATGCTGGAAGAAATACTGCCCGAGGAAATCGACGATGTGTTAGAGAACCTGCAATCCATCCGTGACAAGCTCAAAGGCGATTTTGACTTTAAGGTAAAAAAGCTGAATGAAATAACCTCGGTTATGAAGGATAAGAAGTAG
- the cobA gene encoding uroporphyrinogen-III C-methyltransferase: MRKPKLTLVGAGPGDPDLITVKGLKTLAEADVVLYDALAHPDLLNYAPARAIKIFVGKLKGVCQFPQEDINQLIVDNAKKHGHVVRLKGGDPFIFGRGHEEILFAQSHGVETEIVPGISSSIAVPELQQIPLTRRGINESFWVVTGTTRNHQLSEDIKDAARSKATVVILMGMTKLREIMGIFANEGKSEVPVAIIQHGTLPKEKYLIGKVGSIVEVAENAGIGSPAIIVVGEVVSLHPDWIAETVNELKTVPVKSSKKVSLSELPGIFENAKKE; this comes from the coding sequence ATGAGAAAACCCAAACTGACGCTAGTAGGGGCAGGTCCGGGAGATCCGGACCTGATTACTGTAAAAGGATTAAAAACACTTGCCGAGGCCGATGTAGTGCTTTACGATGCCTTGGCACACCCAGATCTTCTCAATTATGCTCCTGCCCGTGCCATCAAAATATTTGTCGGGAAGCTCAAAGGAGTATGTCAGTTCCCTCAGGAAGATATCAATCAGCTTATTGTTGACAATGCCAAAAAGCATGGCCATGTAGTAAGGCTAAAAGGGGGTGATCCGTTTATTTTTGGCCGTGGTCATGAGGAAATCTTGTTTGCTCAAAGCCATGGAGTGGAAACAGAAATAGTTCCAGGCATTTCCAGTAGCATTGCCGTCCCTGAACTTCAGCAAATACCTCTTACCAGAAGGGGGATCAACGAGAGTTTTTGGGTTGTTACCGGTACTACCAGAAACCATCAACTGTCCGAAGACATTAAGGATGCCGCCCGCTCTAAAGCTACTGTTGTGATTCTGATGGGTATGACCAAACTTCGGGAGATCATGGGGATATTTGCCAATGAAGGCAAGTCTGAAGTGCCTGTGGCTATCATCCAACATGGTACACTCCCCAAAGAAAAGTACTTGATAGGCAAAGTCGGTTCTATAGTAGAAGTAGCAGAAAACGCTGGTATCGGTTCCCCTGCTATTATTGTTGTTGGAGAAGTTGTGAGCCTTCACCCTGATTGGATCGCTGAAACTGTAAATGAACTAAAAACGGTTCCGGTTAAATCTTCCAAAAAGGTGAGTCTTTCTGAACTTCCTGGAATTTTTGAAAATGCAAAAAAAGAGTAG